The DNA segment CGGCGGCAAATTGGCCGCGGAGTCCCTTTGCCGGGCCTATCATCAGGCCTACGGGACACCGGTCGTGATCCTCCGGCCTTTCAACACCTATGGCCCCTATCAGCGGCTTGACGGAGAAGGCGGGGTGATTCCGGTCTTCCTTCGCCGGGCCCAACTGGGGCAACCCCTGAGAGTGTACGGAGATGGCCGACAGACCAGGGACTTCCTTTATGTTGAGGACTGCGCCGACTTCATCGTTCGGGCCACGCTGAGCGACCGGGCGGTTGGCCGGGTGATCAACGGCGCCTCGGGGCTCGAGGTCAGAATACGTGACCTGGCCGAAACCATCGCCGGCCGAACCGGGGCGATCGAATATGCTCCGTCCCCACACCCCCGGAGCGAAATCGCCCGTCTCAAGGGCGACCACCGGCTGGCCGGTGAGCTCCTGGATTGGCACCCGACGGTCGGCCTATCTCACGGTCTCCGCCTGACCTCGGATTGGCTGAGGCAGAACGTCGGAGGGTGATTCGGTTGGAGGGTGATTCGGTTGGAGGTGGCGCTCGTCACCGGAGGGGCGGGGCTTCTGGGCAGTCACCTCGGCAGAGCCTTGCCGGCAGGCGGTTTCCTTCCCCACCTGACAACCCACCGAACCCGCGCCTCCGTCGCCGGTTGCCGGTCGGTCCAACTTGATCTCACCGACCGCCGGGCGGTGGAGGAGGTGGTCGCGGCGATCGCCCCAAAGGTGGTCATTCATACCGCCGCCATCACTGATGTTGACTACTGCCAGACCCACCCCAAGGAGGCCCGGCAGGTCAATGTCCGCGGCACGCGGTACCTCGCCCGAGCGGCGGCCGGCGTCGGGGCGTTCTTGATCTATGTCTCGACCGACTACGTCTTTGACGGCCGCCGCGGAGGCTACCGGGAGACCGATTACCCCAGCCCAGGCAATTGGTACGGACTCACCAAACTGGCCGGCGAGCTGGCGGCCGCAACCTGCCTTCCCGGGGCCGACCTGGCCATCGTCCGCACCACCTTCTACGGCTTGAGAGTTGATGGACGGGGCTTTTTCAACCGGTGTCTGGCCACCCTGACCGCCGGACAGGGTCTCGACGCGGCGGTCGACCTCATCTCCTCCCCGCTTCCGGTCACCGTTCTCGCTCGGGCCCTGACTGAGCTCGCCGGCAAGCGTTTGGGGGGGATTCACCACATCGCCGGGGCCCAGCGATGCAGTCGGTATGAATTCGCCCTCGCCGTCGCCAGAGTGCACGGCCTGGACGCCTCACTGGTCCGGCCTGAGTCGCGCGGGGCTGCGAGCCTCCCGGGCCCGCGCCCCCGCGACGTGTCCCTGTGCGTTTGCCGGGCCCAAGAGCGGCTGCGGGTGCCGCTGCCGACGTTGGT comes from the Bacillota bacterium genome and includes:
- a CDS encoding NAD-dependent epimerase/dehydratase family protein, encoding MRALVTGGAGFIGRWVVKRLLELGHTAQVIDNLSGGRVENLHGLRSADGRPPEFVEGDVRDRPLLADLLNRGPGVCIHLAANISVQSSLDNPTEDFAVNVAGTHGLLEECRRTETKLVLVSTCMVYAAAVGNMGLNEDSPVRPLSPYAGGKLAAESLCRAYHQAYGTPVVILRPFNTYGPYQRLDGEGGVIPVFLRRAQLGQPLRVYGDGRQTRDFLYVEDCADFIVRATLSDRAVGRVINGASGLEVRIRDLAETIAGRTGAIEYAPSPHPRSEIARLKGDHRLAGELLDWHPTVGLSHGLRLTSDWLRQNVGG
- a CDS encoding SDR family oxidoreductase produces the protein MALVTGGAGLLGSHLGRALPAGGFLPHLTTHRTRASVAGCRSVQLDLTDRRAVEEVVAAIAPKVVIHTAAITDVDYCQTHPKEARQVNVRGTRYLARAAAGVGAFLIYVSTDYVFDGRRGGYRETDYPSPGNWYGLTKLAGELAAATCLPGADLAIVRTTFYGLRVDGRGFFNRCLATLTAGQGLDAAVDLISSPLPVTVLARALTELAGKRLGGIHHIAGAQRCSRYEFALAVARVHGLDASLVRPESRGAASLPGPRPRDVSLCVCRAQERLRVPLPTLVKGLEELSVDGSVIMEGLGDGSR